One Desmodus rotundus isolate HL8 chromosome 4, HLdesRot8A.1, whole genome shotgun sequence DNA segment encodes these proteins:
- the C4H10orf62 gene encoding uncharacterized protein C10orf62 homolog — translation MPIAYDGWENACFQHSWTKERTIPFHIAKASELESPPKRGNLPLMNQVLETFLELIQQPSCKVVLGTVLLLGGGSLILWLQRKRRRKIASESLQDEHEPQSTQCHKAQNDSWIKSHFSRLSEEKLATYSSNAPLQPESGPREASTVMLMETASSRQAEAGTSRHQGPFPNKQKVSGSSVVKEAHRESSSTDEATWAAVATSTKEIDAKGRHLANSMMQRAMVYQNSGHVEPKDINQEDLKALQEVEIKLKSNFLTQRETTVAGMNHTHTFHGHSHHGHQDHPSHLSHQSHSLPNRSHQPYHPFEAT, via the exons ATGCCCATCGCATACGATGGTTGGGAGAATGCATGCT TTCAGCACTCCTGGACCAAGGAGAGGACCATCCCCTTCCACATTGCCAAGGCCTCCGAACTCGAAAGTCCTCCAAAGAGGGGGAATCTGCCCTTGATGAATCA GGTCCTGGAGACCTTCTTGGAGCTCATCCAGCAGCCATCATGCAAGGTGGTGCTGGGGACGGTCCTCTTACTTGGAGGTGGAAGCCTCATACTGTGGCttcagaggaagaggagaaggaagataGCTTCTGAGTCTCTACAAGATGAGCACGAGCCACAAAGCACACAATGCCACAAAGCACAGAATGACAGCTGGATCAAGTCTCACTTTAGCCGCCTTTCCGAAGAGAAGCTGGCCACCTACAGCAGTAATGCCCCTCTGCAGCCTGAGAGTGGCCCCAGAGAGGCCAGCACCGTGATGCTCATGGAGACCGCCTCCTCGAGACAAGCAGAAGCAGGCACCTCTCGGCACCAGGGGCCCTTCCCCAACAAGCAGAAGGTATCTGGGTCCTCAGTggtcaaagaggcccacagggagtCCTCATCCACAGATGAGGCTACGTGGGCCGCTGTGGCTACTAGCACTAAGGAGATTGACGCCAAGGGACGGCACCTGGCTAACTCCATGATGCAACGTGCCATGGTTTACCAGAATTCGGGCCACGTGGAGCCCAAGGACATCAACCAGGAGGATCTGAAGGCCCTCCAGGAGGTGGAGATAAAGCTGAAAAGCAATTTCCTCACCCAGCGGGAAACCACTGTAGCTGGTAtgaaccacacacacaccttccatGGCCACAGTCACCATGGCCACCAGGATCATCCAAGCCACCTGAGCCATCAGAGCCACAGCCTGCCCAACCGCAGCCATCAGCCCTATCACCCCTTCGAAGCCACCTAA